Proteins encoded together in one Acidimicrobiales bacterium window:
- a CDS encoding TlyA family RNA methyltransferase: protein MSAAPAGRRRLDAELVRRGLAPSREQARSRIEEGRVLVGGAPAEKSSRLVSPAEPVELLGPPPRFVGRGGEKLDAALERFGVEVAGRAALDAGASTGGFTDCLLQRGAASVVAVDVGTGQLHERVRADPRVTVLDRTNVRNLVLPRPVELVVADLSFISLGTVAPALVGANAEPGADVVVLVKPQFEAGRAEAARGKGVIRDAAVWRRVLEEVRSALTTQRAAMMGAMVSPLTGADGNVEFLAHFVAHAGDAAAAAVDLDAVVSDAGRA, encoded by the coding sequence CTGAGCGCGGCTCCCGCCGGCCGCCGGCGCCTGGACGCCGAGCTGGTGCGGCGGGGCCTGGCGCCCAGCCGCGAGCAGGCCCGGTCCCGCATCGAGGAGGGCCGCGTGCTGGTGGGCGGCGCGCCGGCGGAGAAGTCGTCCCGGTTGGTGTCGCCGGCCGAGCCGGTGGAGCTCCTCGGCCCGCCGCCCCGCTTCGTCGGGCGGGGCGGGGAGAAGCTGGACGCCGCCCTGGAACGCTTCGGGGTCGAGGTGGCCGGCCGGGCCGCGCTGGATGCCGGCGCGTCCACCGGCGGGTTCACCGACTGCCTCCTCCAACGGGGCGCCGCATCGGTCGTTGCGGTCGACGTGGGCACGGGCCAGCTCCACGAGCGCGTCCGCGCGGACCCCCGGGTGACGGTGCTCGACCGCACCAACGTGCGGAACCTCGTCCTGCCCCGCCCGGTCGAACTGGTGGTGGCGGACCTCTCCTTCATCTCCCTGGGCACGGTGGCGCCGGCCCTCGTCGGTGCCAACGCCGAGCCGGGCGCCGACGTGGTGGTCCTGGTCAAGCCCCAGTTCGAGGCAGGAAGGGCCGAGGCGGCTCGGGGTAAGGGCGTCATTCGCGACGCCGCCGTCTGGCGGCGCGTGCTCGAGGAGGTGCGCTCCGCCCTCACGACACAGCGAGCCGCGATGATGGGGGCCATGGTGTCGCCCCTCACCGGCGCCGACGGCAACGTCGAGTTCCTGGCCCACTTCGTCGCCCACGCGGGCGACGCCGCCGCCGCGGCCGTGGACCTCGACGCCGTGGTGTCCGACGCGGGGCGGGCGTAG